A stretch of Fluviicola sp. DNA encodes these proteins:
- a CDS encoding T9SS type A sorting domain-containing protein → MKKTTAILPYLPVFLVFWFTGSMNLFAQCPSGSIGVSGAGCGCIAGCNLTSLGGPNCGGGTSGNCSAGYLPMQTDITVPAGCTYTVSATMTDRPGCTSAQGADGNCQTCDVVKVDIAGGSKIFQQGGSNATLVDSYTLTGPGTIRVSGRANRADEIITYTTTSSGPTCVNCMSTLPVELTAFQVSPEGRAVACEWWTETELNNDFFTIERSLDGIHFEAFAYMDGAGNSSAPLRYKIYDYDPYSDVVSYYRLSQTDFNGFTRFHEIRSVKLKNIHELTIYPNPSSGTIQITGDSKTLLASRLLDASGREIALKGVAESNQVTISDLPAGVYTFVYFNQEHLISERIVVTP, encoded by the coding sequence ATGAAAAAAACTACAGCTATCCTTCCGTACCTTCCGGTATTCCTGGTGTTTTGGTTTACCGGCTCAATGAACTTATTTGCGCAATGTCCTTCAGGCTCAATCGGGGTATCCGGTGCCGGTTGCGGATGCATTGCAGGGTGTAATTTAACCAGTTTGGGAGGTCCAAATTGCGGCGGCGGTACTTCCGGAAACTGCAGTGCAGGTTATCTACCGATGCAGACAGATATAACCGTGCCAGCGGGATGTACCTACACCGTTAGCGCCACCATGACAGACAGACCCGGTTGTACTTCCGCCCAGGGAGCGGATGGAAATTGTCAGACATGCGACGTGGTTAAAGTAGATATTGCGGGCGGTTCCAAGATCTTCCAGCAAGGAGGAAGCAATGCAACCTTAGTGGACAGTTATACCTTAACCGGACCAGGAACCATTCGTGTTTCCGGCAGAGCCAACAGGGCCGATGAAATTATTACCTACACAACCACTTCCAGCGGACCGACCTGTGTGAACTGCATGAGTACTTTACCGGTTGAATTAACCGCATTCCAGGTTTCACCGGAAGGAAGGGCTGTTGCCTGTGAATGGTGGACCGAAACCGAACTAAACAATGATTTCTTTACAATCGAACGGAGTTTGGACGGAATTCATTTCGAAGCATTTGCCTACATGGACGGAGCAGGAAACAGTAGCGCGCCCCTGCGTTATAAAATCTATGATTACGATCCGTATTCAGATGTAGTGAGCTACTACCGTTTATCCCAAACCGATTTCAACGGGTTTACGCGTTTTCACGAGATCCGGTCGGTGAAATTAAAAAACATACATGAACTCACCATCTATCCGAATCCTTCCAGCGGAACCATTCAAATCACGGGAGATTCCAAAACCTTGCTTGCTTCCAGGTTACTGGATGCTTCCGGAAGAGAAATTGCTTTAAAAGGTGTAGC